The following nucleotide sequence is from Barnesiella viscericola DSM 18177.
GGGCCGATGTGCGCTCGCTGTTCGAGTCGGTTATCCCCTATTTTGAAGCGGAGGAGAAACCCTCGGAGGAGATTCTGAAACTGAAAATGATCGAGGGTGTGTATGTACTGCTGCACACCGACAGCAGTCTGTATGCCACGCTGTTCGATTTTGTCGAGCCGTGGAAAATCGATATCCTCGATTATCTGAACGAAAACTACATGTTTGACCTTTCGTTGAGCGAGATTGCCAGCTACACGGGGCGCAGCCTGGCTACCTTCAAGCGCGATTTTGCCAAGGTGAGCGATCTCACTCCACAAAAGTGGATTATCCGTCGGCGGCTGGCCGCCGCCCACGACCTGATTCAGGGCGGGAACCATCGCATTACCGACGTCTGCTACGAGGTGGGCTTCAAGAATCTGGCCCACTTTTCCAGAGCCTATAAAGAGGTTTACGGAGTCCCACCATCGGCAAAGTGAGCTTCTCAGTCAAATAGATTGAGCCTTGCAACAAACCCGCTGCAAGGCTCGATTTTTATCTTTGCATAACACCAAATCAAAGTTATTATGGAAACGATGCAAGGAAAAGTAGTGTTGGTTACCGGGGCGGCTGCCGGTATCGGGCTGGCTTGTGCCGAGGCGTTTGCCTGTGCGGGAGCTGTTGTAGTCATGGCCGATATTCACGAGCCTGTTGACCAGGCTGCCCGGTTGGTTCAGGCTGGTTATGCGGCTGTGCCCTATTGCTGTGATGTTTCAGATACTCGTGCAGTAGAGGCGATGGTCGAGTGGATTGTGGCTACCTATGGCCGACTCGATGCGGCACATAACAATGCCGGGATACAGACTCCGCAACGGCCCATGGCCGAGATTACCGACGAGGAGTTTGACCGCACGGTGGCCGTCGATTTGAAAGGCGTGTGGAACTGCATGCGTTATGAAATACGCCAGATGCTCAAACAAGGAGGTGGTGCGATTGTCAACACCTCGTCGCAAGGTGGTGTTACGGGATTTCCCGGGCAGGCGGCCTATATTGCCTGCAAACATGCGGTGATAGGTCTCACCCGCACGGCGGCCATCGACTATGCCGCCCGGGGAATACGCATCAATGCCGTGTGTCCCGGTGTCATCAGAACCCCCATGGCCGACGAGCTGTTGCGCCGGAATCCTGCTTTGGAACAAGAACTGGTGCGCGACATTCCGGCCGGCCGCATGGGGCGCCCCGAGGAGATAGCCCATGCCGTGCTGTGGCTCTGTTCCAGTGAAGCCAGTTTTGTCGACGGGCATGCGTTGCTGGTCGACGGTGCATTTTCGATTCATTAAGAGAGAGGTTGTGATGAAAAATGAGAATCGGAATCAATCGTTGAGCCGCCGTCGCTTTTTCAAGCAGGCGGCTGTGGCAGGGGCAGCACTGGCGCTACCCTCGGGATTGAATCGCGTGTGGGGAGGTAATACTCCGGCAGCAAGCAAGTCGACCGGCAACCAGACTCCGGCAGCCCGGGGTGTCGTCATAACGGCCCGACGGGTGTTAGGTAGCGGGGCGGCCGCCATGGAGGTTTCGGCCCTTGGATTCGGGGTGATGGGTATGACCTACAACCGCAGCCAACACCCCGGGAAGCGCGAGTGTATTGCCCTGTTGCACGAGGCGGTCGAGCGCGGGGTTACCCTCTTCGATACCGCAATTATTTACGGGCCGTGGAGCAACGAGCGATTGGCCGGTGAGGCTCTTTCGGCATTCGGCGACCACATTTGTGTCACGACCAAGTTTGGTCACGAAGTCGTCGACGGTAGGGCAACCGGCCGGCAAGACAGCCGGCCGGCTACGATTCGCCGCTATTGCGAAGAGTCGTTGCGACGGTTGCGTATCGACGCAATACCCCTCTTCTATCAACATCGATTTGACCCGCAAGTACCTGTCGAAGAGGTGGCGGGGACACTCGGCGATTTGATCCGTGAGGGCAAGGTACTTCGGTGGGGTTTGTGCGAGGTTGGTGCCGAGACCATTCGCAAGGCACATGCCGTGCAGCCGCTCACCGCTGTGCAGAGCGAATATCACCTCATGCACCGGGCTGTCGAGGAGAACGGAGTGTTGGATACTTGCGGCGAACTGGGTATCGGGTTTGTGCCTTACAGCCCCATGAACCGGGGATTCCTGGGAGGTTGCATCAACGAGTATACCGTTTTCGATGAGCATAATGACAATAGACCAACGCTCCCCCGTTTTCAGCCCGAAGCAATTCGGGCCAATCTGCGCATTGTCAATGTGTTGCAGGAATTCGGCCGCACCCGCGGCATGACCTCGGCGCAGGTGGCGCTGGGGTGGCTGTTGCACCAGGTGCCGTGGATAGTCCCGATACCGGGCACGACGAAGCTGTCGCACCTCGAAGAGAACATGCGTACGTTGGATTTTTCACTCCCGGCAGCCGACTGGCAGGCTCTCGAAGCAGCCGTGGCGGCAATCCCTGTGGTGGGTGACCACTACAATGCCGAGCAGCAAAGGCAAGTCGGTTTTTGAGGTCGCTGGCAGCAGCCTACCTGCTTAACGGCTCCTCGTTTTGTAGTTACCTCTTGTCCTGGGCATGACCGGTCGGGGATATGTTCCCGGGGCAGAGGTTACTCGAAATAAGGCTCAGAAAGGGGTAAATGAAAGATTTTTAGGGAAAAATTTTGCCAATTCAAAAAACCGCTCTATATTTGCACTCGCATTTGGAAAGGGCGCCTTACTTTATATATCTAAGGCGCATTTTTATCAAGGGCCCATTCGTCTATCGGCTAGGACGCAAGATTTTCATTCTTGAAAGAGGAGTTCGATTCTCCTATGGGCTACGAATTAAAAATAAAATAATTAGGAGACTATTGAGATGGCAAATCATAAATCGTCGGAAAAAAGAATCAGACAAACACAAGTGAGAAATTTGCGTAACCGTTACTACGCAAAAACTGCTCGTAACGCCGTTCGTAAATTGCGCGCTACTACTGTGAAAGAAGAGGCCGCCGCTTTGTATGTAAAAGTGAGCTCGATGTTGGACAAGCTGGCTAAGAAAAATGTGATCCACAAAAACAAAGCTGCCAACTTGAAATCGAAACTGGCTCTTCACGTCAACAAACTGTAATTTCGTAGAGATTGAAATATCGGCAGGGGTGGTGAAAAACGCTCCGCAGGTCACAGGTACGGCCCATTCGTCTATCGGCTAGGACGCAAGATTTTCATTCTTGAAAGAGGAGTTCGATTCTCCTATGGGCTACTCGAAGGTGCGACAGGAATAACTGTCGCACCTTTTTTGTATGCTGATATTTGATCGTAATGGAAAAAAGGGGACGAAATATTTTTTTTAATTATGTCGGGAATAAATTTGGCTGTTAATGACTTTTGACTATTTTTGCAAAAGTGAAACAATATTTATTGTTGCACTTGTGAATTAACACCATTGATGGTGGGGACAGATTGAATTCGTAACATTATAACTAATCAAAAACAAGCAGAGCCATAACTGTGTAAAAGGGGACAAGACACTCGCGAAGTCGAAAGAGTGGGGCTTAATTATTTTAAATTTGTCATATGGAAAAATTAACGACAAATCGTGGCTTTTGGTTGACTATCTTGTTGACCATTGTTACGTTGGGATTTTATCAATGGTATTTAATTCATGCTTTTGCAAAGGAGACCAACCTCGTTTGCAAGGACGATGGAAAGAAAACCTCGGGTTTGGTGGTGTATATCCTTCTGACCGTCATTACCTTGGGTATTTATGGCATTGTGTGGTGGTGCATGTGGATAAACCGTTGCAACGGGTATCTGTCTCGGAATGGTAAACCCGAGGGGTTGCAGGTTTCGACCTATCTGCTCACCCTGTTCCTGTTGGGCTGGCTCACGCTGGGAATTATGTATCTGGTTGTTTTCTGCAAGCAACTCTATTTGCAGAATGCCGTGAATCAGACCTATAATGAATTGAATAATTTGTAATTACATCATATCTTTACGAGAAGCACGGGGGGAGATACCATACTCTTTCCCCGTGCTTTGTGTTTGTAGGTCAAGAGTCCTTGAATCGGTTGAAATCTCAGATAGAAGTCTCTTGGGTAGTGGGTTGGGCGTATGGCGATTGCCTGTTGTTCCCGCGTGCCGAAATCAGGGTTTGCGGAGTGTGATTTCTTGGCTCGATATTTCGCTGTTCCAACTTTTTTGTGTATTTTTGTTTGTTCGTGGAGAGACGGCCTTTTGGGTCGCTCTCTGAGCATTTCCCCGCAGAAAACCGGGGCTGCAATCCGGTTGGAGGGAAGGCAACCCATACAAACAAAAAGATTTGGATAATATGTCAGAAGGAACAGAAAACAAAACTTATTCAGCCGATAGTATTCAGGTACTCGAAGGGCTCGAAGCCGTTCGTAAACGTCCCGCCATGTACATTGGCGACATTGGCGTCAAAGGTTTGCATCACCTGGTATATGAGGTAGTCGACAACTCAATCGACGAGGCCATGGCCGGTTATGCCTCTCACATCGAGGTATATATCAACGAAGACAACTCGATAAAGGTTGTCGACAACGGTCGGGGTATCCCGGTCGACATGCACGAGAAGGAGCACAAGTCGGCTCTCGAAGTGGTACTTACGGTGCTGCACGCCGGTGGTAAATTTGATAAAGGCTCTTACAAAGTGTCGGGCGGTCTGCACGGTGTAGGTGTGTCGTGTGTGAATGCCCTGTCGACCTATCTGCGTGCCGAGATTCGCCGCGACGGCAAGGTGTACATGCAGGAGTTTGCCTATGGAAAACCGCTGCACGGCGTCGAAGTAATAGGCGAAACCAATGAGACGGGTACGACCATCATCTTCCACCCTGATCCCTCTATCTTCACGACGACCGTTTACGACTACGATATTCTGGCCCATCGGTTGCGCGACCTGGCCTTCCTGAATGCCGGCATCACGCTTACGCTTACCGACCTTCGGGTGAAGAACGAGAACGGCGAGCCCCGCAAAGACGTCTTCTTCTCGAAAGACGGTCTGATGGAGTTTGTTCGCTACATTGACTCCAACAAGGAGCACCTGATCGACGACGTGATACACATCTCGACCGAGCGTCAGGGAGTACCCGTCGAGGTCGCCATGACCTACAACACGACCTACAACGAGAATGTCTATTCCTATGTAAACAATATCAACACCATCGAGGGCGGTACGCACCTCACCGGTTTCCGTCGTGGTTTGACCCGCACGTTGAAAAAATATGCCGAGGACTCCAAGATGCTCGACAAGGTGAAGGTCGAAATCAGCAGCGACGACTTCCGCGAAGGCCTCACCGCCGTTATCTCGGTGAAGGTGATGGAGCCCCAGTTCGAGGGGCAGACCAAGACCAAGCTGGGTAACAGCGAGGTAATCGGTGCCGTCGATACCGCCGTGAGCGAAGCGTTGGCCAACTACCTCGAAGAGCACCCCGCTCAGGCCAAAGCCATTGTCGAGAAGGTGATTATCGCCGCTACGGCCCGCCATGCCGCCCGCAAGGCTCGGGAGCTGGTACAACGCAAGTCGCCCCTCTCGGGAGGCGGACTTCCCGGCAAGTTGGCCGACTGTTCGTCGCGCAACCCCGAGGAGTGCGAAATCTTCCTTGTCGAGGGTGATTCGGCCGGTGGTTCGGCCAAGCAGGGTCGCGACCGTATGTTCCAGGCCATTCTGCCGTTGCGCGGTAAGATTCTGAATGTCGAGAAGGCCATGGACCACAAGGTCTTCGAGAGCCAGGAAATCAGTAACATGTTCAAGGCTTTGGGTGTCACCATCGGTACGGCCGAAGATTCCAAGGAGGCCAATATCGAGAAGTTGCGCTACCACAAGATCATCATCATGACCGATGCCGATGTCGACGGTGCCCACATCGCCACCCTGTTGCTCACCTTCTTCTTCCGCCGCATGCGTCCGCTGCTCGAGCAGGGCTACGTCTATCTGGCCACGCCGCCGCTCTACAAGTGCAAGAGCAAGCGGGGCAAAGCCGAAGAGTATTGCTGGACCGACCAGCAGAAAGACCAGTTCTGCGTGAAATACTGCGACGGCAACGAGCAGTTGATGGAGACCCAGCGGTACAAAGGTTTGGGTGAGATGAACCCCCATCAGTTGTGGGAGACCACGATGGACCCCGAGAACCGTATTCTCAAACAGGTGACCATCGACAATGCGGCCGAGGCCGACCGCATCTTCTCGATGCTCATGGGCGAGGACGTAGGTCCGCGTCGCGAGTTCATCGAGGCCAATGCCACCTATGCCAATATCGATGCTTGATACAGCATGAAAATATCCCAGTCAGCCCGGTCTCCTATCGGGCTGACGTTGTTTAAATAACGTGAGTTCGATATAAATTAAAACATCGTGAGTTGTCCGTCTTTGACAAAACGTACGTCAATGGCGGGCTTCTTTTCAAAGAAGCAGTATGCAGCTATGGCAGAGAGCGAGTTGGCAATAAAGTTATTGAAGGAACGGTGTCTGGAGTGTTCAATCTGGGCGATGTTCTTTAACTCGTCATTGACTGTTTCAATCAAAGCACGTTTTCTCAGCAGGATTTTGTCCGCTATGCTCATCAGGGAGTTCTTCATGTTGTTCTTCACTTTGGTTATCAACTGTATGCCGTTAAGAAATAGGTTCTCGAACAAGGTTTGCCCGATATACCCCTTGTCCGCACACAGTTTGCCCTTGATGTTCTTCAGGAACTTTGTCTGTTTCAGCGGTTCACGGTCATCCACATTTCCCGGAGTAAACATGAAATTGAGAATTTCACCCTTATCGTTGATGATCAGGTGAAGCTTAAACCCGAAGAACCATCCCATGGAGCATTTTCCACGTTCGGCGAGACCCTTAAAAGTCTTGTGAATCAATATGCGTTGGTTTCGGCATACACGCAGCGGTGTGGAATCCACAAAGCTGATACCGGTACAAGTACCCAACAGGACTTCCTTGATGAAAATGGTCAGCTGCAGCAGGACTTCCTTTTCCAGTTCTACAAAACGGTTATAGGACACACGTCTGGGAAAGAGATGCGTCAGATGTTTGCATACATATTCTTTGTAGTAATGCTTGAAACATCTGAAGCCTCCCGAGTGGAACAGGACTAGGATGACCATGATTTCCGCATCACTCATCCGGTTCGGCTTATTCCGATGCTTATGATTCTTGTCTTCAACCATATATTTTTCCTGTGTTTTGGCAAATTCCTTGCAAAAATCATCCGCCATACAAAAAATCTCCGTAACTTTAGCCTCTGAGAACATAGTGGTAGTCGCTTAAATGTTATAATTGAGCACTATAAATTTAATGCTTTTATCGCTATGTTCCTAATTTTCAAACTGATAATTTCAATCTTTATATCGAACTCACGTTAAATAGCGTGTAAAACCCGGCCGGGGGTATGCCCCGCCTTAAACCCAGAAGAAACGCGATGGAACGGAAAGCGTTGAACAGTCTCGGCTACATGGAGTTGGTGGCCTTTTTCATTTTCGTGCTGTTTTTGGTCGGCGTCTATTTCGACCTGACCTGGCTGCAAACGGCCATGGCTGTCTGTTTCGTGGGGCCCGTGGCCGGAATCCTGCGCTATCCCGCCCGCTGCAAGTCGACCGGCGAACCGTTTGTCAAGGCCCGTTTCGCCTGGTCGGTTATCACTCTCTTCCTCTATCTGGGTATGGCCTTCGGGGTGCTGTCGCTCTTCTGACAGGCAGGGCCCGGGGGTAGCCGTACGAGGACCGTGGGCCGAGACGGGAGCCGGGGTTGTGACATAAGTCGCATTTTCCCTCCCATAAGGCGCGTGTCACCCGAATGAAATCGAATTTTATTTGTTTCTGCGCACACTTTCATTATCTTTGTAGGAGATAGGAGGCGTCTCAGCATAAAAATCAAGCGAGCTTGTTTTTCTGCATTCGACTTTCGCTATCTTTGTATATGGCAAAGATTAAACCCCTATAACATGAAACAGACGAAGAAGAAAGATTCCAAGCGAATCAAAAAGGAAGATATGCTGGCCAAGATGGTCGAGTTCTTCAATCAGGACAGAAAGCGGGCGTTTAATTACAAACAGGTCGCGCATGGGGTGGGGGCAACGACTACGCCCCAGAAACAGATGGTGTTCCAGTTGCTCGAAGGCATGGCCGAACAGGATTTCCTGATCGAGGTCTCGCCGGGCAAATACAAGGCCAACAGTCGGGGTACCGAGGTGATAGGTCGCTTTGAACGCCGTTCCAACGGTAAGAATCATGTGATTACCGACGACGAGCAGTCGATATTCATCGCCGAGCGCAATTCGATGCACGCCATGGACGGCGACAAGGTGCGTGCGCTGGTCTATGCCAAGCGCAAGGGGCACGATGCCGAGGGCGAGGTGGTCGAGATTATCGAGAAGAATCCCCAGACCTTTGTGGGCACCCTCGAAGTGCAGAAACATTTTGCCTTCCTGCTCACCGACAACAAGGTGTTGGCCAACGACATATTCATTCCCAAGAATGCCCTCAAAGGGGGCAAGACGGGCGACAAGGCGGTGGTGCGCATCACCGAGTGGCCCGACCGTGCCCGTAACCCCTATGGCGAGGTCGTCGACATCTTGGGCCCGGCCGGCGAGAACAATACCGAGATTCACGCCATCTTGGCCGAGTTCGGGTTGCCCTACCGCTATCCCGAGGCTGTGGAGAAGGCGGCCGACAAGATACCCGATACCATTACCCCCGCCGAGATTGCCGCCCGCGAGGATTTCCGGTCGGTAACCACCTTTACCATCGACCCGAAAGATGCCAAGGACTTTGACGACGCCCTCTCGATTCGTCGTCTCGACAACGGTCATTGGGAGGTAGGTGTGCACATTGCCGACGTGAGCTACTATGTGAAGCCCGGCAGCATCATCGACAAGGAGGCCGAGAACCGCGGCACGTCGGTCTATCTGGTAGACCGGGTGGTACCCATGTTGCCCGAGCGGTTGTGCAACGACGTCTGCTCGCTGCGTCCCGATGAAGACAAACTCACCTTCTCGTGCATCTTCGAGTTGAACGACAATGCCGAGGTGAAGAAGTCGCACATTGCCCGCACCGTAATCCGTTCGAATCGCCGCTTTGCCTACGAAGAGGCACAAGCCGTCATCGAGACCGGCGAGGGCGATTTCAAGGACGAGATACTCGCCTTGAACGACCTGGCACAGAAGCTGCGCAAACGTCGGTTTGAACATGGGTCAATCAACTTCGACCGCCACGAGGTGAAGTTCGACATCGACGAAAACGGCAAGCCCATCGGCGTTTACTTCAAGGTATCGAAAGAGGCCAACAAACTCATCGAGGAGTTCATGCTGCTGGCCAACCGCACGGTGGCCGAGTTTGTGGGCAAACCCGCAAACGGGCGCAAACCCAAGGCCTTCGTCTACCGGGTACACGATACCCCCGACCCCGACAAGATGTCGCTGTTTGCCGCTTTCATAACCCGCTTCGGTTACAAA
It contains:
- a CDS encoding AraC family transcriptional regulator, translating into MERLEVFDCSNVLIASYFTDDRGCAHENRDHTLIYLRSGELEIEERGRRTVLRAGDCAFMRRDNRMWLQKRIVGDEPYHSITLRFSKAFLREFYQQRLDPKEIPAESRQEKTSLWLLPRDRADVRSLFESVIPYFEAEEKPSEEILKLKMIEGVYVLLHTDSSLYATLFDFVEPWKIDILDYLNENYMFDLSLSEIASYTGRSLATFKRDFAKVSDLTPQKWIIRRRLAAAHDLIQGGNHRITDVCYEVGFKNLAHFSRAYKEVYGVPPSAK
- a CDS encoding SDR family NAD(P)-dependent oxidoreductase → METMQGKVVLVTGAAAGIGLACAEAFACAGAVVVMADIHEPVDQAARLVQAGYAAVPYCCDVSDTRAVEAMVEWIVATYGRLDAAHNNAGIQTPQRPMAEITDEEFDRTVAVDLKGVWNCMRYEIRQMLKQGGGAIVNTSSQGGVTGFPGQAAYIACKHAVIGLTRTAAIDYAARGIRINAVCPGVIRTPMADELLRRNPALEQELVRDIPAGRMGRPEEIAHAVLWLCSSEASFVDGHALLVDGAFSIH
- a CDS encoding aldo/keto reductase, yielding MKNENRNQSLSRRRFFKQAAVAGAALALPSGLNRVWGGNTPAASKSTGNQTPAARGVVITARRVLGSGAAAMEVSALGFGVMGMTYNRSQHPGKRECIALLHEAVERGVTLFDTAIIYGPWSNERLAGEALSAFGDHICVTTKFGHEVVDGRATGRQDSRPATIRRYCEESLRRLRIDAIPLFYQHRFDPQVPVEEVAGTLGDLIREGKVLRWGLCEVGAETIRKAHAVQPLTAVQSEYHLMHRAVEENGVLDTCGELGIGFVPYSPMNRGFLGGCINEYTVFDEHNDNRPTLPRFQPEAIRANLRIVNVLQEFGRTRGMTSAQVALGWLLHQVPWIVPIPGTTKLSHLEENMRTLDFSLPAADWQALEAAVAAIPVVGDHYNAEQQRQVGF
- the rpsT gene encoding 30S ribosomal protein S20, with the translated sequence MANHKSSEKRIRQTQVRNLRNRYYAKTARNAVRKLRATTVKEEAAALYVKVSSMLDKLAKKNVIHKNKAANLKSKLALHVNKL
- a CDS encoding DUF4234 domain-containing protein, coding for MEKLTTNRGFWLTILLTIVTLGFYQWYLIHAFAKETNLVCKDDGKKTSGLVVYILLTVITLGIYGIVWWCMWINRCNGYLSRNGKPEGLQVSTYLLTLFLLGWLTLGIMYLVVFCKQLYLQNAVNQTYNELNNL
- the gyrB gene encoding DNA topoisomerase (ATP-hydrolyzing) subunit B — encoded protein: MSEGTENKTYSADSIQVLEGLEAVRKRPAMYIGDIGVKGLHHLVYEVVDNSIDEAMAGYASHIEVYINEDNSIKVVDNGRGIPVDMHEKEHKSALEVVLTVLHAGGKFDKGSYKVSGGLHGVGVSCVNALSTYLRAEIRRDGKVYMQEFAYGKPLHGVEVIGETNETGTTIIFHPDPSIFTTTVYDYDILAHRLRDLAFLNAGITLTLTDLRVKNENGEPRKDVFFSKDGLMEFVRYIDSNKEHLIDDVIHISTERQGVPVEVAMTYNTTYNENVYSYVNNINTIEGGTHLTGFRRGLTRTLKKYAEDSKMLDKVKVEISSDDFREGLTAVISVKVMEPQFEGQTKTKLGNSEVIGAVDTAVSEALANYLEEHPAQAKAIVEKVIIAATARHAARKARELVQRKSPLSGGGLPGKLADCSSRNPEECEIFLVEGDSAGGSAKQGRDRMFQAILPLRGKILNVEKAMDHKVFESQEISNMFKALGVTIGTAEDSKEANIEKLRYHKIIIMTDADVDGAHIATLLLTFFFRRMRPLLEQGYVYLATPPLYKCKSKRGKAEEYCWTDQQKDQFCVKYCDGNEQLMETQRYKGLGEMNPHQLWETTMDPENRILKQVTIDNAAEADRIFSMLMGEDVGPRREFIEANATYANIDA
- a CDS encoding IS982 family transposase; amino-acid sequence: MFSEAKVTEIFCMADDFCKEFAKTQEKYMVEDKNHKHRNKPNRMSDAEIMVILVLFHSGGFRCFKHYYKEYVCKHLTHLFPRRVSYNRFVELEKEVLLQLTIFIKEVLLGTCTGISFVDSTPLRVCRNQRILIHKTFKGLAERGKCSMGWFFGFKLHLIINDKGEILNFMFTPGNVDDREPLKQTKFLKNIKGKLCADKGYIGQTLFENLFLNGIQLITKVKNNMKNSLMSIADKILLRKRALIETVNDELKNIAQIEHSRHRSFNNFIANSLSAIAAYCFFEKKPAIDVRFVKDGQLTMF
- the rnr gene encoding ribonuclease R, which encodes MKQTKKKDSKRIKKEDMLAKMVEFFNQDRKRAFNYKQVAHGVGATTTPQKQMVFQLLEGMAEQDFLIEVSPGKYKANSRGTEVIGRFERRSNGKNHVITDDEQSIFIAERNSMHAMDGDKVRALVYAKRKGHDAEGEVVEIIEKNPQTFVGTLEVQKHFAFLLTDNKVLANDIFIPKNALKGGKTGDKAVVRITEWPDRARNPYGEVVDILGPAGENNTEIHAILAEFGLPYRYPEAVEKAADKIPDTITPAEIAAREDFRSVTTFTIDPKDAKDFDDALSIRRLDNGHWEVGVHIADVSYYVKPGSIIDKEAENRGTSVYLVDRVVPMLPERLCNDVCSLRPDEDKLTFSCIFELNDNAEVKKSHIARTVIRSNRRFAYEEAQAVIETGEGDFKDEILALNDLAQKLRKRRFEHGSINFDRHEVKFDIDENGKPIGVYFKVSKEANKLIEEFMLLANRTVAEFVGKPANGRKPKAFVYRVHDTPDPDKMSLFAAFITRFGYKIKTEGSKSDLSKGINNLLAKVQGRPEENLVETVAIRAMAKAVYTTVNIGHYGLAFDYYTHFTSPIRRYPDLMVHRLLERYMAGGRSVNVHTLEDECEHASDMEQLAANAERASIKYKQVEYMSERLGQEYDGVISGITEWGLYVEINENKCEGLVPIRDLEDDYYEFDEKNYCLMGRRKHRIYRLGDPIRIKVARANLERKQLDFALVEE